A genomic segment from Aspergillus chevalieri M1 DNA, chromosome 7, nearly complete sequence encodes:
- a CDS encoding Het-C domain-containing protein (COG:S;~EggNog:ENOG410PHK3;~InterPro:IPR010816;~PFAM:PF07217;~SECRETED:SignalP(1-24)): MGTSFQSLCLTLVLVLAIAGQAHAFGAGNIASLSRIEGQNWRHGDIEDALLTLFLARIAGGKKFTKLDVQRVYFGNWLRDYSQAVDIGTLKYVSAEAIRILIWVLGFMTFGYGTNEFEVTTERLGCYQPTEHIDNPLGYGEGLDARDYDRRLRGPVDEERELAIDPRTGLKSYIASEDMDLATSACLVRRVFRRSIELGRRYARSNNQDDLHEALRLLGTGLHCLEDYAAHSNYTELSLIELGETDVFPHVGRNVMLDIEGARDPVYPIVTGTFGGVDFFHSVLGEVSDKVTQSELQTLEGVISDSQSETPSQSLLKDLLTKIPDGLLEDKDSDAEKVDGFKAKADDAKQHNEHISPREPEEWTQFLTDVQRQIYPVLEWHDELIKAINKAIESIPVLPDLIEQVQDQMNIFVFSILAPYVLPIIKQIKTELQTGSSEVIQSSREQQHIVFNDDDSSNPTHSMLSKDHFSNVLNEPAGRIASQVVKWTVPQLMECWDDEDIDIRQTLDRIVTGVFHHPAQREYGRDGAADIRAIMFGTVEEWWNEKSDRERDSLREQLSRDGVFEGRNHKEGVHDSGHGCGKPLSLPKHRGGSGGNGSSGGNHSPASGIGKVAADAAGGGAIGGLVGGLVGGIGSIILNNDFKEDGGSKTDRHEHSSSAHGHSERHHHHKEHRRHESRGDYRSEIRPSHASRHEYGHEQNLPSRRDDYHGYSQESRDDCPSADSRRREEYREHRSRFGEDDGANRYSRSETETYKTQHGRHSGYSELHNESSNSRPSYGYGHEGSDYGGYERREPEYSSGYGGHKSHDSYGSHGGYGVGFQDSQAEYSGRHQRHDNEQSYGYGSSSERHQEYGHGHDGGHHHGYEQSYNSERDYDGVERRHGYGQAYDDGRHYGYEQRYGSSERPHGYGHGYGDGYGGRGYGGGYGY; encoded by the exons ATGGGAACATCGTTCCAAAGCCTTTGCCTCACTCTTGTCTTGGTCTTGGCCATCGCTGGACAGGCGCATGCATTCGGAGCTGGCAATATCGCATCGTTGTCTCGCATTGAGGGCCAGAATTGGCGTCATGGCGATATCGAAGACGCTCTTCTAACCCTATTCTTGGCCCGTATCGCTGGTGGCAAAAAGTTCACCAAGCTCGATGTGCAGCGTGTCTATTTCGGAAACTGGCTTCGCGACTATAGTCAAGCTGTTGATATTGGCACTTTGAAATATGTTAGCGCCGAGGCTATTCGCATCCTCATCTGGGTGCTGGGATTCATGACGTTTGGTTATGGTACCAACGAATTCGAAGTGACGACTGAGCGACTCGGATGCTATCAGCCCACAGAGCACATCGATAACCCTCTCGGTTATGGTGAAGGCCTCGACGCTCGGGACTATGATCGTCGATTGAGAGGCCCCGTTGATGAGGAACGGGAGCTAGCGATTGACCCGAGAACGG GGCTCAAAAGCTACATAGCCTCTGAGGATATGGACCTCGCCACGTCGGCTTGCTTGGTACGTCGAGTATTCCGCCGCTCTATCGAATTGGGCCGCCGATACGCAAGGTCGAATAACCAAGACGATCTCCACGAAGCCCTTCGACTGCTCGGTACAGGCTTGCACTGTCTGGAAGATTATGCCGCGCACTCTAATTACACGGAGCTCAGCTTGATCGAACTGGGCGAAACTGACGTTTTCCCTCATGTTGGCCGTAACGTTATGTTAGATATTGAGGGCGCACGGGATCCCGTTTACCCAATCGTCACCGGCACCTTTGGTGGCGTTGACTTTTTCCACTCGGTGCTTGGTGAGGTATCTGACAAGGTCACCCAGTCGGAACTCCAGACCTTGGAGGGTGTTATCTCCGATTCCCAGAGCGAAACGCCCTCCCAGAGTCTTCTAAAGGATCTCCTTACTAAAATTCCCGATGGATTACTTGAAGACAAGGACAGCGATGCAGAGAAAGTGGATGGATTTAAAGCCAAAGCAGATGATGCTAAGCAGCACAATGAACATATCAGTCCCCGCGAGCCTGAGGAATGGACCCAGTTTCTAACCGATGTGCAACGGCAAATCTATCCGGTGTTAGAGTGGCACGATGAATTGATCAAGGCAATCAACAAAGCCATCGAGAGCATCCCTGTTCTACCCGACCTAATTGAACAGGTCCAAGATCAGATGAAcatttttgttttctctATTCTTGCCCCCTATGTGCTTCCGATCATCAAACAGATCAAAACCGAGCTTCAAACAGGCTCCTCTGAAGTTATTCAAAGCAGCAGAGAGCAGCAGCATATTGTGTTCAATGACGATGATTCGTCTAACCCCACACATTCGATGCTTTCAAAGGATCATTTCTCGAATGTTCTCAACGAGCCAGCCGGTCGTATAGCCTCCCAGGTCGTTAAGTGGACTGTCCCGCAACTAATGGAATGCTGGGACGACGAAGACATCGATATAAGGCAAACTTTGGATAGGATCGTAACAGGAGTCTTCCACCATCCCGCACAGCGTGAGTATGGAAGAGATGGTGCAGCGGATATCCGTGCTATCATGTTTGGGACTGTGGAAGAATGGTGGAACGAAAAGAGTGACCGCGAGCGAGACTCACTTCGTGAGCAACTGTCTCGCGATGGGGTCTTCGAGGGCAGGAACCATAAGGAGGGCGTCCACGACTCCGGCCATGGATGTGGGAAGCCGTTATCCTTGCCCAAGCACCGTGGTGGCTCTGGTGGTAATGGCAGCTCTGGTGGAAACCATTCACCTGCCAGCGGTATTGGCAAGGTTGCTGCTGATGCTGCTGGAGGCGGCGCCATTGGAGGTTTGGTCGGCGGACTTGTGGGCGGCATCGGTTCAATAATCTTGAACAATGATTTCAAGGAAGATGGGGGCTCCAAAACTGATAGACACGAGCATAGCTCGTCTGCCCATGGGCATTCCGAGAGACACCACCATCATAAGGAACATCGACGTCACGAATCTCGAGGAGATTACCGGTCCGAGATCCGCCCGTCACACGCAAGTAGGCATGAATATGGACATGAGCAGAATTTACCCTCAAGGAGAGATGATTACCATGGTTACAGCCAAGAGTCTCGGGACGATTGTCCATCGGCTGACAGTCGGAGACGGGAAGAATACCGTGAGCACCGATCCCGGTTTGGGGAAGACGATGGTGCAAATCGATATTCACGTTCAGAAACGGAGACATACAAGACCCAACATGGAAGGCACAgtggatactctgaattgcACAACGAGTCCAGTAACAGCCGCCCGTCTTACGGTTATGGTCATGAGGGAAGTGATTATGGAGGATATGAAAGGCGTGAACC GGAATATTCTTCTGGTTATGGTGGCCATAAGAGCCATGATAGCTATGGCTCCCACGGCGGTTATGGCGTTGGATTCCAGGACAGCCAGGCGGAGTATAGTGGGCGACACCAGCGCCATGATAACGAGCAATCCTATGGATATGGCAGCAGTAGTGAACGACATCAAGAATATGGACACGGACACGACGGTGGACATCACCATGGATATGAGCAGAGTTACAACAGTGAACGAGACTATGACGGCGTTGAGCGACGCCATGGATATGGGCAAGCATATGATGATGGCCGACACTATGGATACGAACAACGCTATGGTAGTAGTGAGCGCCCCCATGGGTATGGACACGGCTACGGTGATGGATATGGAGGACGGGGCTATGGTGGAGGTTATGGGTATTGA
- a CDS encoding NAD(P)-dependent alcohol dehydrogenase (COG:Q;~EggNog:ENOG410PFUH;~InterPro:IPR013154,IPR013149,IPR002328,IPR036291, IPR011032,IPR020843;~PFAM:PF00107,PF08240,PF16912;~go_function: GO:0008270 - zinc ion binding [Evidence IEA];~go_function: GO:0016491 - oxidoreductase activity [Evidence IEA];~go_process: GO:0055114 - oxidation-reduction process [Evidence IEA]), with amino-acid sequence MSTQTATARNLSFVLEGVSQVKFEDRPIPELKDPHDVLINVRYTGICGSDVHYWGHGSIGDFVLKDPMVLGHESSGVISKVGPEVTTLKVGDRVAMEPGIPCRRCDPCKAGKYNLCVDMAFAATPPNDGTLAKYYVLPEDFCYKIPDDISLQEAAVVEPLAVAVHIVKQAAVSPGQSVVVFGAGPVGLLCCAVARAFGASTAIAVDIQATRLDFAKEYAATAVFRPAKTSHSENATRLKEENGLHLGADVAIDASGAEPAVHTGIHVLRAGGIYVQGGMGRSETGLPVMVACTKEATVKGSFRYGSGDYKLAVDLVASGRVNVKQLITGTVTFENAEQAFKEVHAGKGIKTLIAGIEE; translated from the exons ATGAGCACACAAACCGCAACCGCGAGA AATCTTTCTTTCGTTCTTGAAGGGGTCAGTCAGGTCAAGTTCGAAGACCGACCCATTCCAGAGCTCAAGGACCCCCATGATGTTCTAATTAACGTGCGGTATACTGGCATTTGCGGTAGCGAT GTTCATTATTGGGGGCATGGCTCAATTGGTGACTTCGTTTTGAAGGACCCTATGGTTCTCGGTCACGAATCCTCTGGTGTCATCAGCAAGGTTGGCCCTGAAGTCACAACACTGAAAGTGGGTGACCGTGTTGCCATGGAACCGGGTATTCCGTGCCGCAGATGTGATCCTTGCAAAGCTGGAAAATACAACCTCTGTGTTGACATGGCCTTTGCGGCTACTCCACCGAACGACGGCACATTGGCTAAGTATTACGTGTTGCCAGAAGATTTCTGTTATAAAATCCCCGATGATATCTCACTACAAGAGGCTGCAGTGGTTGAACCTCTTGCTGTCGCTGTACACATTGTCAAGCAGGCAGCCGTCAGCCCAGGGCAGTCCGTCGTGGTTTTTGGGGCCGGACCTGTGGGCCTTCTGTGTTGTGCTGTTGCGAGAGCCTTCGGGGCTTCAACGGCTATCGCTGTCGACATACAAGCTACAAGGTTAGACTTCGCCAAGGAATATGCAGCGACGGCTGTCTTCAGACCAGCCAAGACATCACATTCGGAGAATGCGACCCGCCTAAAGGAGGAGAACGGTCTTCATCTGGGAGCGGATGTCGCAATCGATGCCTCTGGTGCCGAGCCTGCGGTGCATACGGGTATCCATGTCCTCCGCGCTGGCGGTATCTATGTCCAAGGTGGAATGGGCCGAAGTGAAACCGGACTTCCCGTCATGGTGGCTTGTACCAAGGAGGCGACTGTCAAAGGTAGCTTCCGTTACGGAAGCGGAGACTATAAACTTGCAGTTGATCTTGTCGCCTCCGGTAGAGTCAATGTGAAGCAACTGATTACCGGGACAGTCACATTCGAGAATGCTGAACAAGCATTCAAGGAAGTCCACGCTGGAAAGGGTATCAAGACTCTTATTGCCGGTATCGAAGAATAA
- a CDS encoding putative Ras family GTPase (Rab4b) (COG:U;~EggNog:ENOG410PMQ7;~InterPro:IPR001806,IPR027417,IPR005225;~PFAM:PF00071,PF08477;~go_function: GO:0003924 - GTPase activity [Evidence IEA];~go_function: GO:0005525 - GTP binding [Evidence IEA]), with translation MVRQRGMSNASSAISSSSSPGQNQELESMYDYLAKIILLGPSGAGKSCVLHRFVKDEWRVLSSQTIGVEFSSRIVKLGTGSQRVRIKFQLWDTAGTERFRSVSRSYYRGAAGAILVYDVSSYASFSALPTFLMDARALASPNLTVLLAGNKSDLASDYFLQSQGPDDFTAKYPQTPSSVSSKQSSFPLDSGGGSFRSASNIGATGTRMTATNSPEGRQVSLEESSRWASQSNIPVAIEVSALTGEGVEQLFNRLARIILTKIELGEIDPDDPQSGIQYGDGGLYGHGTSDASSIRSRITLDDNAVQLHRRNPKRKGGGTTHLRSGMYEWEDVLRSSGSRQGKNRGCC, from the exons ATGGTGCGCCAAAGAGGGATGTCGAATGCGTCTTCTGcaatctcatcttcctcttccccagGCCAAAACCAG GAGTTGGAGAGCATGTACGATTATCTGGCTAAGATTATCCTTCTTGGACCAAGCGGTGCTGGGAA ATCCTGTGTACTACACCGATTCGTAAAGGATGAAT GGAGAGTGCTATCATCGCAAACCATCGGGGTCGAGTTCTCCTCGAGAATCGTCAAACTAGGCACGGGCTCACAGCGAGTACGAATTAAATTTCAACTTTGGGATACTGCAGGCACGGAGCGGTTTCGCTCCGTTTCTAGGTCCTACTACCGCGGAGCGGCGGGCGCCATCCTCGTGTACGACGTCTCATCCTACGCTTCCTTCAGTGCTCTCCCTACGTTTTTGATGGACGCTCGCGCCCTTGCATCGCCTAACCTTACCGTCTTGCTTGCAGGGAACAAGTCTGACCTCGCATCGGATTACTTCCTGCAGAGCCAGGGCCCGGATGATTTCACGGCGAAATATCcccaaacaccatccagtgtATCCAGCAAGCAGTCTTCGTTCCCGCTTGACTCGGGCGGCGGCTCTTTCAGGTCTGCCAGTAACATTGGAGCAACTGGGACGAGAATGACTGCAACCAATTCTCCCGAGGGCCGCCAAGTCAGCCTTGAGGAAAGTTCTCGTTGGGCATCTCAGTCCAATATTCCAGTTGCTATTGAGGTCTCTGCCCTCACAGGAGAGGGCGTCGAGCAACTATTCAACCGGTTGGCCCGGATAATCCTCACCAAGATTGAGCTGGGAGAGATCGATCCCGATGATCCGCAAAGTGGAATCCAATATGGTGACGGTGGCCTGTACGGCCACGGCACTAGTGACGCTTCGAGTATTCGGAGCAGGATAACCCTTGATGACAATGCAGTCCAACTCCATCGGAGAAATCCCAAGCGAAAAGGAGGAGGAACAACCCACCTAAGAAGTGGGATGTATGAATGGGAAGATGTGCTTCGATCAAGTGGCTCTCGCCAAGGTAAGAATAGGGGATGCTGCTGA
- a CDS encoding SSH4 family protein (COG:S;~EggNog:ENOG410PK96;~InterPro:IPR043136,IPR035780) has translation MVSFLSLFSRGRRATQDVTGDTMNATPQDSLKSRPQPSKEHMADDSIRKEPPSYHDSQYSSSKALPPAQGSAGVPETNPPPYHNWQDAVPDTSTFPPAPVISYFNSGAGNASNSDAERAHAFCDSTPLWRPVKPSPAVLQSIQQHDLRPMLSTEFRGQLSPISPGRWKGSTRDMNGDCVALTHLPLYFPVEDSPLVTGRAKTIYFEITLLGLRDGPGAADSSGFSIGFVAQPYPSWRSPGWERGSLGVFSDDGCRFVNDSYGGRHFTHEFQVGETVGLEMTFSLSNKVITKYVGKKLIVDVFFTRNGRRDGGWNLHEQVDAEAGSVEGLEGDYDLYGAVGLFGGVDFTVCFDPTGWLWRPT, from the coding sequence ATGGTGTCTTTTCTGTCGCTGTTTTCCAGGGGTCGGAGAGCGACCCAGGACGTGACTGGTGATACGATGAACGCTACGCCTCAGGATTCGCTGAAGTCACGACCCCAGCCTTCAAAAGAACACATGGCAGATGATTCAATCAGAAAGGAACCACCGAGCTATCATGATTCCcagtactcttcgtcaaaaGCTCTACCTCCTGCTCAAGGGTCTGCTGGTGTACCAGAAACGAACCCACCCCCTTATCACAACTGGCAGGATGCAGTACCTGATACAAGCACGTTCCCACCAGCACCAGTGATAAGTTACTTCAATTCCGGCGCCGGGAATGCATCGAATAGCGATGCAGAGCGAGCTCATGCATTTTGTGATAGCACGCCCCTTTGGAGACCCGTGAAGCCATCTCCGGCAGTCCTTCAATCTATCCAGCAACATGACCTTCGTCCTATGTTGTCGACCGAGTTCCGCGGGCAATTGTCACCCATATCTCCTGGTCGCTGGAAGGGCTCCACAAGAGACATGAATGGGGACTGCGTTGCCCTGACTCACTTGCCTCTCTATTTCCCTGTTGAGGATTCGCCCTTGGTGACAGGAAGAGCGAAGACTATTTACTTTGAAATCACACTGCTAGGGCTCAGAGACGGACCTGGGGCAGCCGATTCCAGCGGATTTTCAATTGGCTTTGTGGCACAACCATATCCTTCCTGGAGGTCCCCTGGATGGGAGAGAGGGAGTCTCGGAGTTTTCTCTGATGACGGATGTCGGTTTGTAAATGACTCATATGGCGGACGGCATTTCACACATGAGTTCCAAGTGGGCGAGACTGTTGGCTTGGAGATGACGTTTTCTCTCTCAAACAAGGTGATCACAAAATATGTGGGAAAGAAGCTGATTGTGGATGTTTTTTTCACTCGCAATGGCCGCCGTGATGGAGGCTGGAACCTCCATGAGCAAGTCGATGCAGAAGCTGGGAGTGTTGAGGGCCTGGAGGGTGATTATGATCTTTACGGAGCCGTAGGATTGTTTGGAGGCGTTGACTTCACAGTCTGCTTTGACCCTACAGGATGGCTATGGAGACCTACGTGA
- a CDS encoding uncharacterized protein (COG:S;~EggNog:ENOG410PST0), which produces MSSGAVISDQMPGKRPLWSRRLTDESTLNTSFDNCNHGSQRFKGTSKPRIYTRPLPKKTSLDDAPSMTLINSSRSAGDRDSLGIHTTTERRNQCDPFTGSGEFNPHSRLPSTTNQITACNPSTRKPTSKYIDSSRHAPRTYAPVGQSYQTSLVESHCSEGKNSFDGESLARSSSDTFQPFVRAQAPRLSLQIHDGSSTPLPTISQTNVTGRSSFGYARDNGSALDTPSPISRSSLDFVFRSKTRTSVDPVSRAATIQAARQAFEEKQEAKNRKLEQQQMKEEEKQTRRREKQYWRTSMRDDEMHSSTPEEKTDPAETPHATTASQQQSTSISWKSRSKNTWMIFIVWLRTRVFKLRRKIRKMQ; this is translated from the coding sequence ATGTCTTCCGGGGCTGTCATCTCGGATCAAATGCCTGGCAAACGACCTTTATGGTCGCGGCGGCTAACGGATGAGTCCACTCTGAACACTTCTTTCGATAATTGTAACCATGGGTCACAGAGGTTTAAAGGGACCTCGAAGCCAAGAATATATACTAGGCCACTACCCAAGAAGACCTCTCTGGACGATGCGCCCTCAATGACTCTAATCAACTCTTCACGATCCGCGGGCGATCGTGATAGTCTAGGAATCCACACGACTACTGAGAGGCGAAATCAGTGTGATCCATTTACCGGGTCCGGCGAATTTAACCCTCATAGTCGACTTCCAAGTACAACCAATCAAATCACGGCCTGCAACCCAAGTACGAGAAAGCCAACCTCCAAGTACATTGATTCCTCGCGTCACGCGCCTCGCACTTATGCACCTGTGGGCCAGTCTTATCAAACATCGCTCGTTGAAAGCCATTGCTCCGAGGGCAAGAACTCTTTTGACGGAGAGTCTCTAGCCCGATCAAGCTCCGACACTTTTCAACCCTTCGTGCGTGCTCAGGCACCGCGACTGTCGCTGCAAATCCATGACGGTTCATCTACACCGTTGCCTACAATCTCGCAGACGAACGTCACAGGTCGATCATCATTTGGATATGCAAGAGATAATGGTAGTGCCCTTGATACCCCTTCTCCGATATCCAGGTCATCACTGGATTTTGTGTTCCGATCCAAGACTCGGACCAGTGTTGACCCCGTATCTCGGGCAGCTACAATCCAGGCGGCGCGTCAAGCTTTCGAGGAGAAGCAAGAAGCCAAAAATCGCAAACTTGAACAACAACAgatgaaagaagaagaaaaacagaCGCGCCGCAGGGAAAAGCAGTACTGGCGAACATCGATGAGAGATGATGAGATGCATTCGTCAACGCCTGAGGAAAAGACTGACCCGGCGGAAACGCCTCATGCTACCACCGCTTCCCAGCAGCAGTCAACCTCGATATCATGGAAATCTCGATCCAAAAACACTTGGATGATTTTCATAGTCTGGCTACGAACCAGAGTCTTTAAATTGCGAagaaaaataagaaaaatgCAATAA
- the DLD1_5 gene encoding D-lactate ferricytochrome c oxidoreductase (CAZy:AA4;~COG:C;~EggNog:ENOG410PGHW;~InterPro:IPR016171,IPR006094,IPR036318,IPR016169, IPR016164,IPR016166,IPR016167,IPR004113;~PFAM:PF02913,PF01565;~TransMembrane:1 (i81-99o);~go_function: GO:0003824 - catalytic activity [Evidence IEA];~go_function: GO:0016491 - oxidoreductase activity [Evidence IEA];~go_function: GO:0050660 - flavin adenine dinucleotide binding [Evidence IEA];~go_function: GO:0071949 - FAD binding [Evidence IEA];~go_process: GO:0055114 - oxidation-reduction process [Evidence IEA]), with product MVRPSALPLRVVLRAARPRPTQIQFANQQRLFGASVRREADAKSHSFKNQLYESTQQRLKRERAEQERFAQYQTQSPGGRYAAMMFALVFFTTGAYFLGSVKPASLPTSSTTLLSDVEAPQHNISQSNLQAAWADFVEILGQENVSTAAGDLEAHSGSDWSSYSRKDEEKPFLILYPSTTEEISRIMKVCHQRVIPVTPYSGGTSLEGHFAPTRGGVCIDFRRMDQILDFHKRDLDVVVQPAIGWEALNEELAKDGLFFPPDPGPGALIGGMVGTGCSGTNAYRYGTMREWVLSLTVVLADGTVIKTKQRPRKSSAGYDLTRLFIGSEGTLGLVTEATLKLAVKPKSQNVAVASFPSIHNAAECVTRVVEEGIQVAGLEILDDMQMKYINASQATSRQWKEAPTLFFKFTGTPAGIKEQISLVQKIVSGTSGRSFEFARGDDEMQELWSARKEALWSVMAMRRGPEDHVWTTDVAVPMSQLPNIIEATKKDMTESGLLAGICGHVGDGNFHAIILFNDNERRTAEAVVHRMVKRAVELEGTVTGEHGVGLIKRDYLEHEVGKSTVDAMRRLKLAFDPLRLLNCDKVVRVEQPFPGEVKQW from the exons ATGGTCCGACCTAGTGCTCTTCCACTGAGAGTCGTATTGCGTGCCGCTAGGCCTCGGCCCACTCAAATTCAGTTTGCAAACCAACAACGGCTGTTTGGAGCCTCCGTCCGCCGTGAAGCCGATGCCAAAAGCCATTCGTTTAAAAACCAGCTTTATGAGAGCACGCAACAACGATTAAAGCGAGAGCGAGCTGAACAGGAACGCTTCGCTCAGTATCAAACCCAATCCCCTGGTGGCCGCTATGCGGCAATGATGTTCG CATTGGTATTCTTTACCACCGGTGCCTACTTTCTCGGATCCGTCAAGCCCGCGAGCCTTCCAACTTCATCTACGACGCTTCTTTCGGACGTAGAAGCTCCTCAACATAACATTTCCCAGTCGAATCTCCAGGCCGCTTGGGCTGATTTCGTTGAAATTCTGGGGCAAGAAAATGTATCTACTGCTGCTGGAGACTTGGAGGCTCATTCCGGATCGGATTGGTCATCCTATTCCAGAAAAGACGAAGAGAAACCTTTCTTAATCCTTTATCCTTCGACCACCGAGGAGATTTCGCGGATAATGAAGGTCTGCCATCAGAGAGTTATTCCGGTGACACCTTATTCTGGTGGTACCAGCCTGGAGGGTCATTTCGCTCCCACACGGGGAGGGGTATGTATCGATTTCCGCCGTATGGATCAGATCCTGGATTTTCACAAGCGAGATCTTGATGTTGTAGTCCAGCCGGCGATTGGGTGGGAGGCATTGAATGAAGAGCTTGCCAAAGATGGTCTTTTCTTCCCACCGGATCCGGGCCCGGGGGCTTTAATCGGAGGCATGGTTGGAACAGGATGTTCGGGAACTAATGCCTACCGATACGGCACGATGCGAGAGTGGGTTCTTTCGTTGACAGTCGTACTCGCAGACGGCACAGTCATCAAGACCAAACAACGGCCACGAAAGTCGAGTGCAGGCTATGATCTTACCAGACTCTTTATTGGAAGCGAGGGTACCCTGGGACTTGTCACCGAGGCCACTCTGAAACTCGCAGTCAAACCCAAGAGTCAAAATGTCGCTGTTGCAAGCTTCCCATCTATTCACAATGCGGCAGAGTGTGTGACGCGTGTGGTTGAGGAGGGTATCCAGGTTGCAGGTCTTGAAATCCTAGATGATATGCAAATGAAATATATCAATGCCAGCCAGGCAACGAGCCGGCAATGGAAGGAAGCGCCTACTCTGTTTTTCAAATTTACCGGGACGCCTGCTGGGATCAAGGAGCAAATCAGTTTGGTCCAAAAGATTGTGTCTGGCACTTCGGGTCGATCATTCGAATTTGCCCGGGGTGACGATGAAATGCAGGAGCTTTGGAGCGCACGGAAGGAGGCCCTTTGGAGTGTAATGGCGATGCGAAGAGGACCCGAGGACCATGTCTGGACAACAGACGTGGCCGTTCCGATGAGTCAATTGCCCAACATTATCGAAGCAACTAAGAAGGACATGACCGAGAGCGGGTTATTAGCAGGAATCTGCGGGCATGTTGGGGACGGCAACTTTCATG CCATTATTCTCTTCAACGATAATGAACGGAGAACAGCAGAGGCGGTTGTCCATCGCATGGTAAAACGTGCCGTGGAGTTGGAAGGAACCGTGACTGGGGAACATGGGGTTGGTCTCATTAAACGAGACTACCTTGAGCACGAAGTCGGCAAGTCTACAGTGGATGCAATGCGACGA TTGAAATTGGCTTTTGATCCCCTCCGCTTACTGAATTGCGATAAAGTTGTTCGGGTCGAACAACCGTTCCCGGGAGAAGTAAAACAATGGTGA